DNA from Salvelinus namaycush isolate Seneca chromosome 14, SaNama_1.0, whole genome shotgun sequence:
TAaattctaaattctaaatgtCTAAATGTAAAATTTTAAaattctaaattctaaatgtCTAAATTTAAAATGTAAGAATTCTAAATTCTAAACTTCTAAATTCAAAATGTCTAAATGTCTAAATTCTAAATTCCAAATTTCTACATTCTAAATTCTAAACATTGGCCCAACTAGGCTCTGGAGGTTTTAAGGTTAGCACAATGTATTGGACatgattgtttatttattttaataaagAATTTGGCATCCTGAACAGTGGACTGCATGGTAATATTTATTTGAACATAGTtactatatattttttgttgtatttaaGTATATGTGACAGTCAGAAAATCATTACGGTATGATACATCATATCCAATGAATAAGTAAAGATAAATAcagccattaaaaaaaaaatatgaaattagACATCGCCTATATATCGCATTCGATTTATTTGGTATTGATGCATTTAGCTGGACGAACATGGCAGCAGATGGAAAGTAGGCTCACAtatccccctatccacatcgacgggacagtagtggagaaggtggacagtAGACTCACAtatccccctatccacatcgacgggacagtagtggagaaggtggacagtAGACTCAcatacccccctatccacatcgacgggacagtagtggagaaggtggacagtAGACTCAcatacccccctatccacatcgacgggacagtagtggagaaggtggacagtAGACTCAcatacccccctatccacatcgacgggacagtagtggagaaggtggacagtAGACTCAcatacccccctatccacatcgacgggacagtagtggagaaggtggacagtAGACTCAcatacccccctatccacatcgacgggacagtagtggagaaggtggacagtAGACTCAcatacccccctatccacatcgacgggacagtagtggagaaggtggacagtAGACTCAcatacccccctatccacatcgacgggacagtagtggagaaggtggacagtAGGCTcacatccacatcgacgggacagtagtggagaaggtggacagtAGACTCACAtacccccttatccacatcgacgggacagtagtggagaaggtggacagtAGGCTCAcatacccccctatccacatcaacgggacagtagtggagaaggtggacagtAGGCTCAcatacccccctatccacatcgacgagacagtagtggagaaggtggacagtAGACTCAcatacccccctatccacatcaacgggacagtagtggagaaggtggacagtAGGCTCAcatacccccctatccacatcgacgggacagtagtggagaaggtggacagtAGACTCACAtatccccctatccacatcgacgagacagtagtggagaaggtggacagtAGACTCAcatacccccctatccacatcgacgggacagtagtggagaaggtggacagtAGACTCAcatacccccctatccacatcgacgggacagtagtggagaaggtggacagtAGGCTCAcatacccccctatccacatcgacgggacagtagtggagaaggtggacagtAGACTCAcatacccccctatccacatcgacgagacagtagtggagaaggtggacagtAGACTCAcatacccccctatccacatcgacgggacagtagtggagaaggtgagaAAGTAGGCTCAcatacccccctatccacatcgacgggacagtagtgaagAAGGTGAGAAAGTAGGCTCATATCCTCTGTACGGTCCATTATGATTGAGAGTCTATATTGCCGTCATAGAAAATAAACCACACAGTTATTTGCTTATATTTTATTTGTCTGCAGATATAAAAATCCATGTATTTACGTTTGGATGTTACAGTATAGAAGTGCTACAGTAGTGATTAGGTACCAGGTGGACTCTCTTGGCATCGGAAAAGCTCAACGTTAATGTCCAAAGTGTGTCATGTCAACACAAATGATTACTTGAACACGGTAATATGTTGTATATTATTATTCTCCATAGCATAGACTTGAGGACATGTAGAATGAGTTATCATATTTAGATCATGTAGATTAGCCTGGATACATTATGACTATGCATCATTTGACACCACTGACTATAGTTGACAATGAAATAGGCCTTTGAGGAACAAGTATTTACAGCAAAGTTTATAAGCTACATCATTGTCTTGAGTCAGTGTGGTCATTGTAGAGGATTTCCCATATGTTACGGCCCTGATTTTGAAGGCCCTTAGCTTCACTATggtgtaggctacctgccctcTCGGGACAGAAGAGGGAGACAAAAGTCCATGAAAAATAAAGTGACATAAGGAGAAGAAACTTCATAATAAGCTTCACCGAAATGCATGAGTAGGGCGGGCTTGCCGGGAATAGAAATTCGTTTTTCCATATAATTTACACCATGTTAAATATCTAAGTCATACCATGGCAACAATGAACAACCCCTAACACAGATTCAAGCAAACATAAATAATAGAATCATAGTTTGTTTTGATTGATTGGTATCAATATTAACATACCATCTTAAACATGTATCCACTAGCCCCTAGGTCACTGTAGGCTACTACATTCCTGCCGGTCTACATTCTAGCATCTTCTTGAAAGCTTTCCTGAAGCTGTCATCCAGGAAGGCATAAAGAAAAGGGTTCAGACAAGAGTTGGCGTAGCTGAGGCTGGTGATAAAGTAGGACAACCCGATGAGCAGCGGAGTGGTCCTCAGGTCGGTGGTGAGAGCCACTATGGTGCTGAGGTGAAACGGGGTCCAACAGAACAGACACACCGCTAGAACTATAAACACCATAATAGTGACTTTCTTTTTAGCCTTGTCCAGAGCCTTGGCGTTGGAGTTGAGGCGCATGTTCCGTAGTTTGTACAGCATCATGGTGTAGAGAATACAGATGGTCGACACGGGGATGGCGAAGCCGAGGATCAGGGTGTATATCCGGCTCGCCTTGAACCACAAACTCTCCGGGCTCGGGAAGCTGAGGACGCAGCTTTTCCGGTCCGAGTCGTCCGGACTGATGTAGACCCCAGCGAATACCGTGAACGGCATTACGATTAGAATCACGAGGATCCAGACGCACAGGCTCACTATCTTGGCCGCGCGGTAGGTACGGTAGGGCATGCGCTTGGAACGCACCGTCGCCAGGACGACCAGATAACGGTCCACACTCATGACCGTCAGGAAGTAGATACTGGAAAATATGTTGTAGTGGTCTATGCTCAGAATGATCTTACACAGCACCTCTCCAAAGGGCCAGTAGTGGAGCAGGTGCTCGGCGATGTTGATGGGTAGGACCAGGGTAAACAGGTCGTCGGCTATCGCCAAGTTTAGGATAAACATATTGGTCACGGTTTTCATTTTGGGCGCTTTGAGGATAACGTAGATAACCGCAGTGTTCCCCGTTAACCCCACGGCGCATATCACAGAATATATCACCGGCAGGACCACGTAGAGGTCAGCATAAAAGTATAACTCTGATTGCGGCGTGCAGTTCAGATCTGTCCGGTTAGTCGTGCTCAGATAATAGTAGTCCATGGATTCGTTACATACAACCGGAGCACCGCTGCGGGTGTTCGCGAAAGATATATTCTCCATCTTCAACGTCTTGTAAGGTATTATATCACATAGGTATAGAGGAAAGCACGTCGTTCAGCACGCATGTTTGTTCAGAGTTAAAACAGGCAGTCGTGAAGTGCCATGTTGGCTGCTGTGTAGGTCGGCTCTGTCTGGTTTTACGCACGCGTTGCGCATCACGAAATCTATGGAGGACAGAAATATTGAAtacaaattaaaaacagtacATAATAACAAACCTGTTCTGCCGTTAATATTGTAttcaaaacactttttttttagcCTATCATAATGTAACCCTGCATCATAATGGATTGGAACGCCACAACGTCCACATGCACTTAATAGACTCAGTCTCATTTGAATTATAACCTGTAATAAGACCacaattatacattttatttttaaactgTTCAAGTACTGAGAGTGCAGAAATACATAttcagcaataataataataatatttacgTTTTTATATATCATGCAGAATCATGTTCGTGCCATTATTCGTATACACAATCAAAAGTAAACGGTGAattttatgtttaaaaaaaaagaaacgcTCATTTAGGAGCTTACCGTGTCAGAGGAGGCTTGCTCCTTGTCCCCTCTGCCTTCTGTTTGACAGTGAGCAGGAGCAACGCAAGCTGGAGCTGTCCACGTCCCAACTAGttgcattgggggggggggggaagcgaACAGGTGACGTCAGACCACAGTACAGTGCCCCGTTCCATTCAGACATCGAGGCCTGAGGCACTCACCTCGCTGTCGGCAGGCTAAAGTGTTCCtataatgtatatactgtaggcaTAAATAGCCATATTACTCCGCATAGTCCCATTGTGAAATGTATTGTACTGATAAACTGATGGTCATATTGCTGTGTGGTACATGGCTGCTATGTgaggctctctttctctcctgtagGGATGAAGATCAAACAGGTTGTTGTACCTCGACATATACAGTGGGGGggaaaagtatttagtcagccaccaattgtgcaagttctcccacttaaaaagatgagagaggcctgtaattttcatcataggtacacttcaactatgacagacaaaattagaaaaaaaaatccagaaaatcacattgtaggattttttatgaatgtatttgcaaatgatggtggaaaataagtatttggtcaataacaaaagtttctcaatactttgttatataccctttgttggcaatgacagaggtcacacgttttctgtaagtcttcacaaggttttcacacactgttgatggtattttggcccattcctccatgcagatctcctctagagcagtgatgttttggggctgttgctgggcaacacagactttcaactccctccaaagattttctatggggttgagatctggagactggctaggccactccaggaccttgaaatgcttcttacgaagccactccttcgttgcccgggcggtgtgtttgggatcattgtcatgctgaaagacccagccacgtttcatcttcaatgcccttgctgatggaaggaggttttcactcaaaatctcacgatacatggcgccattcattctttcctttacacggatcagtcgtcctggtccctttgcagaaaaacagccccaaagcatgatatttccacccccatgcttcacagtaggtatggtgttctttggatgcaactcagcattctttgtcctccaaacacgacgagttgagtttttaccaaaaagttctattttggtttcatctgaccatatgacattctcccaatcttcttctggatcatccaaatgctctctagcaaacttcagacggaactggacatgtactggcttaagcagggggacacgtctggcactgcaggatttgagtccctggcggcgtagtgtgttactgatggtaggctttgttactttggtcccagctctctgcaggtcattcactaggtccccccgtgtggttctgggatttttgctcaacgttcttgtgatcattttgaccccacggggtgagatcttgcgtggagccccagatcgagggagattatcagtggtcttgtatgtcttccatttcctaataattgctcccacagctgatttcttcaaaccaagctgcttacctattgcagattcagtcttcccagcctggtgcaggtctacaattttgtttctggtgtcctttgacagctctttggtcttggccatagtggagtgtggagtgtgactgtttgaggttgtggacaggtgtcttttatactgataacaagttcaaacaggtgccattaatacaggtaacgagtggaggacagaggagcctcttaaagaagaagttacagttctgtgagagacagaaatcttgcttgtttgtaggtgaccaaatacttattttccaccataatttgcaaataaattcattaaaaatcctacaatgtgatttactggattttttttttctcattttgtctgtcatagttgaagtgtacctatgatgaaaattacaggcctctctcatctttttaagtgggagaacttgcacaattggtggctgactaaatacttttttgccccactgtaagtgtatgtaaacaatATAATGTTAACTTGATTGCCTTACTGTTAGGCTTTGTGTTGTTACAGTGTGAACATGGGAACATTATAGTggtctatgatgggaacattacagtggtctatgatgggaacattacagtggtctatgatgggaacattacagtggtctatgatgggaacattacAGTGGTCTATGATGGGAACACTACAGTAgtctatgatgggaacattacAGTGGTCTATGATGGGAACACTACAGTGGTCTATGATGGGAACACTACAGTAgtctatgatgggaacattacagtggtctatgatgggaacattaaagtggtctatgatgggaacattacagtggtctatgatgggaacattacagtggtctatgatgggaacattaaagtggtctatgatgggaacattaaagtggtctatgatgggaacattacagtggtctatgatgggaacattacagtggtctatgatgggaacattaGAGTAGTCTATGATGGGAATATTAGAGTGGTCTATGATGGGAACACTACAGTGGTATATGATGGGAACACTACAGTGGTCTATGATGGGGACATTACAGTggtctatgatgggaacattacagtggtctatgatgggaacattacagtggtctatgatgggaaca
Protein-coding regions in this window:
- the npbwr2b gene encoding neuropeptides B/W receptor type 2b, with product MENISFANTRSGAPVVCNESMDYYYLSTTNRTDLNCTPQSELYFYADLYVVLPVIYSVICAVGLTGNTAVIYVILKAPKMKTVTNMFILNLAIADDLFTLVLPINIAEHLLHYWPFGEVLCKIILSIDHYNIFSSIYFLTVMSVDRYLVVLATVRSKRMPYRTYRAAKIVSLCVWILVILIVMPFTVFAGVYISPDDSDRKSCVLSFPSPESLWFKASRIYTLILGFAIPVSTICILYTMMLYKLRNMRLNSNAKALDKAKKKVTIMVFIVLAVCLFCWTPFHLSTIVALTTDLRTTPLLIGLSYFITSLSYANSCLNPFLYAFLDDSFRKAFKKMLECRPAGM